A window of the Lactuca sativa cultivar Salinas chromosome 7, Lsat_Salinas_v11, whole genome shotgun sequence genome harbors these coding sequences:
- the LOC111894938 gene encoding uncharacterized protein LOC111894938, whose translation MQDALLASIATFHTKKIILSDLIKFPHYGMIPETMKLPPIGLKVLSPEQQAALDALEKPTNRGKRVSKKEDPEEHEQSEEEEVLHVSPREPTPPRSPTPPESPKHNRVPTPIQSPKQTVPLSVPIVTTPLTTPATTLPSSPPITTVPISTVSISSPLITESTTTTIPKSTVEVNVSDTGATTATTTPIDTKLPSPTQSNDSGATLGGDDEEFDSIYYSPYRLQSDDETDAPVSCKQIQGIHEKLDRLLADSKAYGGVVLKAFLETTIEQYTQAIDNSTKAVNESTSTSHYQSSVDSFSKSLHDETTKFEAVCSELKTETTSFLHSVDSRFDALAANLATEGALKEDLAKKQATIDVQKVQLAQAEKEISLLKVQRATEDEEPKVSTEPKVNLASGSSSQSKHKGVNDESESDVEETIADALIRKKRNIELDETMKVVNEAEEQEKRTKEEKDVLQCKKALFPEWNRDTLINQAIDFPSVYLLEPVALFDCDNSKDS comes from the exons ATGCAAGATGCTCTACTTGCCTCTATTGCCACATTCCATACGAAGAAGATTATTCTTTCTGATCTGATCAAGTTTCCTCATTATGGAATGATTCCTGAAACCAT GAAGCTTCCTCCTATCGGACTGAAAGTTCTGTCTCCAGAACAGCAAGCAGCTTTGGATGCACTTGAAAAACCTACCAACAGGGGAAAGAGGGTTTCAAAGAAAGAGGATCCTGAGGAAC ATGAGCAaagtgaggaagaagaggttctTCATGTCTCACCCCGAGAGCCTACTCCTCCACGATCTCCTACTCCACCAGAATCTCCAAAACACAACAGAGTTCCAACTCCAATCCAATCACCGAAACAGACTGTTCCACTTTCTGTTCCCATTGTTACTACACCCCTTACCACTCCAGCAACAACTTTGCCAAGCTCACCACCAATTACTACTGTTCCTATTTCTACTGTATCCATATCCTCTCCACTTATAACCGAATCCACAACCACTACCATTCCTAAATCCACCGTAGaagtcaatgtatctgatacaggggctaCTACTGCGACTACAACTCCAATCGATACCAAACTTCCTTCACCAACCCAATCCAATGATTCTGGTGCTACTCTTGGAGGAGACGATGAGGAATTTGACTCAATCTACTACAGTCCTTATCGACTTCAATCCGATGATGAGACTGATGCTCCTGTTTCATGTAAACAAATACAGGGCATTCATGAGAAGTTGGATCGTTTGCTTGCCGACAGCAAAGCCTATGGTGGTGTTGTTCTTAAAGCATTTCTGGAGACAACCATTGAGCAGTATACTCAGGCAATTGACAATTCTACGAAGGCAGTTAATGAGTCTACCTCTACCT CTCACTATCAATCCTCCGTGGACTCCTTTTCTAAGTCCCTTCACGATGAAACTACTAAGTTTGAGGCTGTCTGCTCTGAGCTTAAAACAGAAACCACCTCTTTTTTACACTCAGTGGATTCTCGTTTTGATGCTCTGGCTGCTAATTTGGCAACAGAGGGTGCCTTGAAGGAGGATTTGGCTAAAAAGCAAGCCACAATTGATGTTCAAAAGGTGCAGCTGGCCCAGGCAGAGAAAGAAATTTCTTTGTTGAAAGTTCAAAGGGCT ACAGAAGATGAAGAACCGAAAGTCTCAACAGAACCGAAGGTTAATTTAGCTTCGGGTTCTAGTTCTCAATCAAAGCATAAAGGTGTTAATGATGAAAGTGAGAGTGATGTTGAAGAAACTATAGCTGACGCTCTTATACGAAAGAAAAGAAACATAGAGCTTGATGAAACAATGAAAGTGGTTAATGAAGCAGAGGAACAGGAAAAGAGAACCAAGGAAGAAAAGGATGTCTTACAATGCAAGAAGGCTTTGTTTCCTGAGTGGAACAGAGATACTCTTATCAATCAAGCTATTGATTTTCCTTCTGTTTATTTGTTGGAACCAGTTGCTTTGTTTGATTGTGATAACTCTAAAGACTCGTAG